The following are encoded in a window of Sebastes umbrosus isolate fSebUmb1 chromosome 7, fSebUmb1.pri, whole genome shotgun sequence genomic DNA:
- the clip3 gene encoding LOW QUALITY PROTEIN: CAP-Gly domain-containing linker protein 3 (The sequence of the model RefSeq protein was modified relative to this genomic sequence to represent the inferred CDS: deleted 1 base in 1 codon), whose amino-acid sequence MTKEENLEVQEKERHDREEQEEGRVQKDEEAALTEEEEEEEEEEEYELEEEKEGEERAEAEDEEEEDEQEEEREEREGEEEEEPLTGGRECDAEPEPEPLSVSEYQSPVHEPRRRAMVHPSAQAPLPKDYTFTFFDPNDPACLEILMDPRTTIPELFAIVRQWVPQVQHKIDVIGNEILKRGCHVNDRDGLTDMTLLHYSCKAGAHGVGDPAAALRLSSQLIALGADVSLRSRWTNMNALHYAAYFDVPELIRVLLKGIKPRVLNSTCSDFHYGTALHIAASNLCLGAVKCLLEHGANPIVRNDKGQVPGEVVPDPMDMSLDKAEAAMVAKELKQLLLDAVPLSCNLPRATLPNYDNIPGNLMLTSLGLKLGERVMLEDMKAGTLRFCGTTEFASGQWVGVELDEPEGKNDGSVGGVRYFICPPKLGIFAPVSKISKAVEQAPSSVTSTPRTPRMDLASRLTGKTKKEKKEKEKEREKAQKKKSSVASLDPEGLNVEVGDQVLVAGQKNGVVRFYGKTDFAPGYWFGIELDNATGKHDGSVFGVRYFSCLPKYGVFAPPSRVQRIGGPKEGSQNDNSMVKKVHQVTMSQPKRNFNTMRSPKDLTSESSISRLLFCCWFPWMLRAEMQS is encoded by the exons ATGACTAAAGAGGAGAACCTGGAGGtgcaggagaaggagaggcACGACcgggaggagcaggaggagggccGGGTCCAGAAAGACGAGGAGGCGGCTCTgaccgaggaggaggaagaggaagaagaggaggaggaatatgagctagaagaggaaaaggagggcGAGGAGAGGGCGGAGgcggaggatgaagaggaggaggacgagcaggaggaggagagagaggagcgggagggagaggaggaggaggagccactGACCGGCGGCCGGGAGTGTGACGCCGAGCCGGAGCCCGAGCCACTGTCGGTGTCCGAGTACCAGAGTCCGGTTCACGAGCCGCGTCGCCGGGCCATGGTGCACCCCTCCGCCCAGGCACCGCTGCCCAAAGACTACA CCTTCACCTTCTTCGACCCCAACGACCCGGCCTGTCTGGAGATCCTCATGGACCCTCGGACCACCATCCCGGAGCTGTTTGCCATCGTGCGTCAGTGGGTTCCCCAGGTGCAGCACAAGATCGACGTCATCGGCAACGAG ATTCTGAAGCGTGGTTGCCACGTGAACGACCGCGACGGT TTGACGGACATGACGCTGCTTCACTACAGCTGTAAGGCCGGAGCACATGGAGTCG GTGACCCGGCGGCGGCGCTGCGTCTCAGCAGCCAGCTGATTGCTCTGGGCGCCGACGTGAGTCTGAGGAGCCGCTGGACCAACATGAACGCTCTGCACTACGCCGCCTACTTCGACGTCCCAGAACTGATCCGAGTCCTGCTCAAAGGCATTAAACCcagag TGTTGAACTCCACCTGCAGTGATTTCCACTACGGCACGGCGCTCCACATCGCCGCCTCCAACCTCTGTCTGGGTGCAGTCAAATGTCTGCTGGAGCACGGGGCCAACCCCATCGTCCGG AACGATAAGGGCCAGGTTCCCGGGGAGGTGGTTCCCGACCCGATGGACATGAGTCTGGACAAGGCGGAGGCCGCCATGGTGGCCAAAGAGCtgaagcagctgctgctggacgcCGTCCCTCTGAGCTGCAACCTTCCCAGAGCCACGCTGCCCAACTACGACAACATCCCTGGAAACCTGATGCTGACCTCGCTGGGCCTGAAGCTGGGGGAGCGCGTGATGCTGGAAGACATGAAG GCCGGCACTCTGAGGTTTTGTGGCACTACAGAGTTCGCCAGCGGCCAGTGGGTCGGCGTGGAGCTCGACGAGCCGGAGGGGAAGAACGACGGCAGCGTGGGCGGCGTCCGCTACTTCATCTGCCCTCCTAAACTCG GGATTTTTGCTCCGGTGTCAAAGATTTCCAAAGCCGTGGAGCAGGCACCTTCATCCGTCACCTCCACCCCCAGAACCCCCCGCATGGACCTGGCCTCACGCCTCACTGGGAAGAccaagaaggagaagaaggagaaggagaaggagagagagaaag CCCAGAAGAAGAAGTCATCAGTCGCCAGTCTGGATCCGGAGGGACTGAACGTGGAAGTCGGAGACCAGGTTCTGGTCGCCGGACAGAAAAACGGCGTCGTCCGCTTCTACGGCAAGACGGACTTCGCTCCAG GTTACTGGTTCGGTATCGAGTTGGACAATGCGACGGGGAAACATGACGGCTCGGTGTTCGGAGTCCGCTACTTCAGCTGCCTGCCCAAATACGGAGTATTTGCTCCGCCCTCCCGCGTCCAGAG AATCGGAGGCCCTAAAGAAGGCTCACAGAATGACAACTCCATGGTGAAGAAAGTCCACCAAGTCACCA TGTCGCAGCCGAAGCGTAACTTCAACACGATGCGTTCTCCTAAAGACCTGACGTCTGAGAGCTCAATATCCAg
- the LOC119490912 gene encoding E3 ubiquitin-protein ligase TRIM39-like: MASANISRTEEQFLCPICREVFTDPVSTPCGHNYCKSCITGYCATSDFSHCPLCMETFPRATGLQVNTAFRDMVEHFKRTRPGEVPCDLCHGMKRKKALKSCLVCLVSYCDAHLAPHHTVNALKRHDLVDPVENLEDRVCKTHNKVMEFFCRKDQSCVCFLCLKDDHVMHNTVSLEEEGEERKTTLKCTKRQVEHDLSKKCHLALRIQNSMVQGRQEVEETKVETVKAFTALVASIKKKKVKLMQLLEEKQKAAEQKAEALVRQLWLEVAEDRRMSTKLEELSKTEDYFKLLLPSIPSPSNTSFTEPRRLLQVETVRSAVAKMEETLNEQMENIIKEVDEEETVEEPVFDDELGKIQEKYAVSVTLDPDTAHPSLIVSEDRKQVRDGGTKRNVLDNPARFYSFHYVLGDKGFSSGRFYYEVTLTGQTGWEVGVARESISKKSDHLSLSPENGCWTLGLYWGRCQANTNPPVPLSLCKELQKVGVFVDYEGGLVSFYDVDTRAQIYAFTGCVFTAPAPFLSNLWSLAVRTAANTRIYPLIRPSAEEGSAPLQITPVTCTKGKQ; this comes from the coding sequence ATGGCCTCAGCCAACATTTCCCGTACCGAGGAGCAATTCTTGTGTCCAATCTGTCGGGAAGTTTTCACCGATCCCGTGTCCACTCCCTGCGGACACAACTACTGCAAGAGCTGCATCACAGGCTACTGCGCCACTAGTGACTTCAGCCACTGTCCGCTGTGCATGGAGACGTTCCCCAGAGCCACCGGGCTGCAAGTCAACACCGCCTTCAGAGACATGGTGGAGCATTTCAAGAGGACGAGGCCCGGGGAGGTGCCCTGTGACCTCTGCCATGGGATGAAGCGTAAGAAGGCTCTGAAATCGTGCCTGGTTTGTTTGGTCTCTTACTGCGACGCTCACCTGGCGCCACATCACACGGTCAACGCCTTAAAGAGGCACGATCTGGTCGACCCCGTGGAGAACCTGGAGGACAGGGTGTGCAAGACACACAACAAGGTGATGGAGTTCTTCTGCAGGAAAGACCAGAGCTGCGTTTGCTTCTTGTGCTTGAAGGACGACCACGTGATGCACAATACCGTCTCTTTAGAGGAAGAgggtgaggagaggaagacTACGCTGAAATGTACGAAAAGGCAAGTCGAGCACGACCTGAGCAAGAAGTGCCACCTGGCTCTGAGGATTCAGAACTCAATGGTGCAAGGTCGGCAGGAAGTCGAGGAGACGAAGGTGGAAACCGTCAAGGCCTTCACCGCTCTGGTGGCCTCGATTAAGAAAAAGAAGGTGAAGCTGATGCAGCTGTTGGAGGAGAAGCAGAAAGCGGCGGAGCAGAAGGCCGAAGCACTCGTCAGACAGCTGTGGCTGGAGGTCGCAGAGGACCGTCGCATGAGTACCAAGCTGGAAGAGCTCTCAAAGACAGAGGACTACTTCAaactcctcctcccctccatcccCTCCCCTTCAAACACGAGCTTCACAGAGCCCAGACGTCTCCTGCAGGTGGAGACGGTGAGGAGCGCAGTGGCCAAGATGGAGGAGACGCTCAACGAACAGATGGAGAACATTATCAAAGAGGTGGATGAAGAGGAGACTGTTGAGGAACCGGTGTTTGACGATGAGCTCGGGAAAATCCAGGAGAAGTATGCCGTAAGTGTGACTCTGGATCCCGACACAGCACACCCGTCCCTTATCGTCTCCGAGGACAGGAAACAAGTGAGGGACGGAGGCACAAAGAGGAACGTCCTCGACAACCCCGCAAGGTTTTACTCTTTCCATTACGTCCTCGGAGATAAGGGGTTCTCCTCCGGCAGGTTCTACTACGAAGTAACGCTCACGGGGCAGACGGGATGGGAAGTCGGAGTGGCGAGAGAGTCCATCAGCAAGAAGAGTGATCATTTGTCCCTCAGCCCTGAAAACGGATGCTGGACTTTGGGCTTGTATTGGGGGCGTTGCCAGGCCAACACAAACCCTCCTGTCCCACTGTCCTTGTGTAAAGAGCTCCAGAAGGTCGGGGTGTTTGTGGATTATGAAGGAGGGCTGGTCTCTTTCTACGACGTGGATACCAGGGCTCAGATCTACGCCTTTACAGGATGTGTCTTTACAGCGCCGGCACCGTTTCTGAGTAATCTGTGGTCGCTCGCTGTTCGCACCGCAGCAAACACCAGGATCTACCCGTTAATCCGACCCAGCGCCGAGGAGGGCAGTGCTCCTCTACAGATCACTCCTGTCACATGCACTAAAGGAAAGCAGTGA